Proteins found in one Methylophilaceae bacterium genomic segment:
- a CDS encoding NUDIX hydrolase: MDSSINLTEHCVSSTTIAAGSMLTVKRDEVRLPNGNLGQREYVEHPGAVIVVPMLSNGNIVLERQFRYPLKQIFVELPAGKIDGGETALIAGKRELCEETGYSAEHWTSLGVQHPCIGYSNEAIHMYFATGLTAGEYSRDADEALEIFDLPFDECMLMIQRGEITDGKTLIALLLTEKYLATQYV; this comes from the coding sequence ATGGATAGTAGCATTAATTTAACAGAACATTGTGTCAGTTCAACAACCATTGCAGCAGGTAGTATGCTAACCGTTAAACGTGATGAAGTGCGCCTGCCAAATGGGAACTTAGGCCAGCGAGAATATGTCGAACATCCAGGTGCAGTCATTGTTGTGCCAATGCTAAGCAATGGTAATATTGTGCTAGAGCGCCAATTTCGCTACCCCTTAAAACAGATTTTTGTTGAGTTGCCTGCTGGAAAAATTGATGGTGGTGAAACTGCTTTAATTGCTGGAAAGAGAGAGTTATGTGAAGAAACTGGCTATAGTGCAGAGCACTGGACGAGTTTAGGTGTGCAGCACCCTTGTATTGGCTATTCAAACGAGGCTATTCATATGTATTTTGCCACAGGATTAACCGCTGGGGAGTATAGCCGAGATGCAGATGAGGCCCTTGAGATATTTGATTTGCCTTTTGATGAGTGTATGTTGATGATACAGAGAGGTGAAATTACGGATGGCAAAACGCTAATTGCCTTACTGCTTACTGAAAAGTATTTGGCAACACAATATGTCTAA